In the Sulfobacillus thermosulfidooxidans DSM 9293 genome, CAGGTCATATTTTGGTGGCCGAAGCAGGCGGCCAGGTCGTCGATTTTCTAGGACATCCTCTTCAATATAATAAGCCCGACCTGCACAACGAAGGATTTGTGGCAGTGGGAGATTGGGCAGCATGGCGGGAGTATTTTGTCCGTCAAGGAACATTTTCAAAATAAATCAATAGCATTTTCATAATATGGAGGATCTCTATGGAACCCGATAAATCGATCGAACGGTTGGAAACCGAGATGTGGGACCGGACCATACCCTGGTTGGAGAACCTGAGTACAGCCGAGATGTTGAGGGCGATTAATCAGGCCGATCAAGCCGTCCCGATATTGGTTGGAGAGCAGATTCCGGTCATTAGTGAAGCCGTTGACCTGATTGCTCTGGTTTTACAACGAGGAGGCCGTTTGTTTTATGTTGGGGCAGGAACCAGTGGTCGCTTGGGAATTCTTGACGCGGCAGAATGTCCGCCCACATTTAATACGGATCCCACAATGATTCAAGCGATTATGGCCGGTGGACAAGACGCTATATTGCATGCCGTGGAAGGAGCCGAGGATGATGTTGAGGCCGGAGCGCATGCAGTGAAGGATTATGGTATCGATGAGCGTGATGTTGTCGTAGGGTTGTCGGCTTCAGGCCGTACCCCATTCGTTTTGGGAGCGTTAAGAGAAGCGCGGCAATTGGGAGCACGAACAATTTCGGTGAACTGTAATCATGATCCGGAAACACAACCGTATTCGGACATTACCATTGTCATTCCGACTGGGCCGGAAATGATTATGGGTTCGACTCGTTTGAAAGCGGGGACCGCAACAAAATTAGTTCTCAATATGTTATCGACCGGGGCGATGATTCGTCTTGGCAAAACTTATCATAATTTGATGGTGGACGTTAAAGCGACGAATTTTAAATTGCGAGAACGGGCGCGCCGCATTGTTATGTTAGCAGCCGATGTGGATTATCCGACGGCAGATATCTTATTGACCCAATCGGGATATGAAGTGAAAACAGCGATTTTAATGCATCTCTTACATGTTGACGCCAAGGAAGCACGTCAGCTCTTAACCGATCATCAAGGCATGTTGGACTCGTTGTTATAGTTTTCTACAGTGCCAAAAGCCGTCCAGCGTCAGGACGGCTTTTGGCTACTAATAGAAGGCTATGAATAGAGCAAAGAGGCTTCTGTCGAGGGATCAAAAGCGTGCAGCCGGGGAAGATTAATGGCCATCTTGACCGTATCGCCGCTGCGGGCGAGCCACGAGTTATCGGTGCGCGCAATCAGTGGCTGGCCTTCTAGATCAAGATAGACGATATTTTCGTGTCCCATCGGCTCGATCACTTGGACTGTTGCGTTGAGGACAGCTGGGGTTTCTTGATAATTGTGCAAGAAAATATCCTCGGGCCGTAAGCCGATGGTGAGTTGGTTGTTGCCTAATTTACTTAAGGCATGACGAATCCGCGCGGGTAACTCAATAAATTGCGATCCTACATGAAAGACACTCTGATCCCCCTGGGTTTGTACCGTACCCTTAATCAG is a window encoding:
- the murQ gene encoding N-acetylmuramic acid 6-phosphate etherase, with the translated sequence MEPDKSIERLETEMWDRTIPWLENLSTAEMLRAINQADQAVPILVGEQIPVISEAVDLIALVLQRGGRLFYVGAGTSGRLGILDAAECPPTFNTDPTMIQAIMAGGQDAILHAVEGAEDDVEAGAHAVKDYGIDERDVVVGLSASGRTPFVLGALREARQLGARTISVNCNHDPETQPYSDITIVIPTGPEMIMGSTRLKAGTATKLVLNMLSTGAMIRLGKTYHNLMVDVKATNFKLRERARRIVMLAADVDYPTADILLTQSGYEVKTAILMHLLHVDAKEARQLLTDHQGMLDSLL